CGAAATCATCGCCGGTCACTGGGCCGGAACGGAAGAGGCCTTTGCGCCCTGGCCGGATTCGGCCCGCACGTGGCTGATTGACGGACGACGTCCGCAGACCGGCGAAATCTTTCGCAATCCCAACCTGGCCGCCAGTTACCGGCTGATCGCCGCGCAGGGACGCGAGGCTTTCTATCGCGGCTCGATTGCACAGCGGATCGTCGCCTTCAGCGAGACGCACGGCGGCAAGTTCGCGCTGCGCGATTTCGAAGATCATACGAGCGAATGGGTCTCGCCGGTCTCGACAAACTACCGCGGCTATGACGTGTGGGAGCTTCCGCCGAACGGCCAGGGTATCGCGGCGCTGGAAATGCTCAACATTCTCGAAGCCTACGACCTTGCCAAGATGGGGCGCTGCAGCCCCGAGTATCTGCACCTGCTGGTCGAAGCGAAAAAGCTCGCCTTTGCGGACCGGGCGACGTACTACGCCGATCCCGCGATGGCCGAAGTTCCGGTCGAACGCCTGATCTCGAAGGCGTATGCCGCGCAGCAACGCAAGCGGATTGATCCCAGCCGAGCCAGCACCGATGTGCCGCCGGGCAGCCTGGCGATGGAACAGGGAGACACGATCT
The Candidatus Hydrogenedentota bacterium genome window above contains:
- a CDS encoding gamma-glutamyltransferase; protein product: EIIAGHWAGTEEAFAPWPDSARTWLIDGRRPQTGEIFRNPNLAASYRLIAAQGREAFYRGSIAQRIVAFSETHGGKFALRDFEDHTSEWVSPVSTNYRGYDVWELPPNGQGIAALEMLNILEAYDLAKMGRCSPEYLHLLVEAKKLAFADRATYYADPAMAEVPVERLISKAYAAQQRKRIDPSRASTDVPPGSLAMEQGDTI